The DNA region CCAAGAAGAAATTCGAACGCAACAAGCCACACGTGAACGTGGGAACGATAGGTCACGTGGATCACGGCAAGACCACCCTGACCGCGGCGATCACGAAAGTGCTGGCGAAGAAGAATCTGGCGGATTTTGTGCCGTTT from bacterium includes:
- a CDS encoding GTP-binding protein; its protein translation is MAKKKFERNKPHVNVGTIGHVDHGKTTLTAAITKVLAKKNLADFVPF